Proteins encoded by one window of Listeria cossartiae subsp. cossartiae:
- a CDS encoding glycosyltransferase family 2 protein, with protein sequence MNVSSSKLEDKWFDIHFLEMYTRSCLKTFGYFDEILIVKKRIEILKNIIEDHYLIADGQIEEFFTLNTTLESVKDHIKTNLVIENKPISICIMVKNEERCIKRCIESVELIAKEIIIIDTGSTDNTINIIEEHGNSKIKVFQKEWKNDFSEIRNYAIEMASSEWIAFIDADEYLDEGSSLHLVPTLNIFNNHKLIDSIVLCPVINEANDTIHFRTGKFFRKDSGIKFFGTCHEEARIQNAPDSALLIPIKIDYLHDGYLVEVQNNKKKKARNMELLEDMVKLEPDNPRWAYMFVRDGFATLEKEYIEKICLRFLIVDKDSRISIENLHSHKFTLSLLTILGRMYLRECEFEKSNLIIRILDELAPNSQDGKFLTFMEKFSKLKIEINNLLTEVIEYRRNHEVDEGSLINTQGYHIDYVLGVLLFETGNYIQAKKYFEFLQENHFLEDLFQDSSYAVIIKMLERLED encoded by the coding sequence ATGAATGTATCAAGTAGTAAATTAGAAGATAAATGGTTTGATATACATTTTTTAGAAATGTATACGAGATCATGTTTGAAAACTTTTGGATACTTTGATGAAATTTTAATTGTAAAAAAAAGAATAGAAATATTAAAAAATATTATAGAGGATCATTATTTAATAGCGGATGGTCAAATAGAAGAGTTTTTTACACTAAATACAACTCTCGAAAGTGTAAAAGATCACATTAAAACCAATTTAGTCATTGAAAATAAACCTATTTCAATATGTATAATGGTTAAAAATGAAGAGCGTTGTATTAAGCGATGTATAGAAAGCGTAGAATTAATAGCGAAAGAAATTATAATTATTGATACGGGCTCAACAGATAATACAATTAATATTATTGAGGAGCACGGTAATAGTAAAATCAAAGTCTTTCAAAAGGAATGGAAAAACGATTTTTCAGAGATTAGAAATTATGCAATTGAAATGGCCTCATCCGAATGGATAGCATTTATTGATGCAGATGAGTATCTGGATGAAGGAAGCTCCTTGCATTTAGTACCTACACTAAATATATTTAATAATCACAAATTAATAGACTCCATAGTGCTATGTCCAGTTATAAATGAAGCGAATGATACAATTCATTTTAGGACAGGGAAATTTTTTAGAAAAGATAGTGGGATTAAATTTTTCGGTACATGTCATGAAGAGGCAAGAATACAGAATGCTCCAGATTCAGCTTTATTAATTCCGATTAAAATAGATTATCTGCATGACGGTTATCTAGTCGAAGTTCAAAATAATAAAAAGAAAAAAGCTCGAAATATGGAACTATTAGAAGATATGGTTAAATTAGAACCTGATAATCCTAGGTGGGCATATATGTTTGTGAGAGACGGTTTTGCAACCTTAGAAAAGGAATATATCGAAAAGATTTGTTTGCGTTTTTTAATAGTAGATAAAGACTCAAGAATTAGTATTGAGAATTTACATTCCCATAAATTCACTTTGTCGTTACTTACTATTTTAGGGAGAATGTATTTAAGAGAATGTGAATTTGAAAAATCTAATTTAATTATTCGTATTTTGGATGAATTAGCTCCAAACTCTCAAGATGGAAAATTTTTAACTTTTATGGAAAAATTTTCAAAGTTGAAAATTGAAATTAATAATCTTTTAACAGAAGTAATTGAATATAGAAGAAATCATGAAGTAGATGAAGGAAGTCTAATCAACACGCAAGGCTATCATATTGATTATGTTTTAGGTGTTTTACTATTTGAAACAGGAAACTATATTCAAGCAAAAAAATATTTTGAATTCTTACAAGAAAATCATTTTCTGGAAGATTTATTCCAAGACTCTTCATATGCAGTAATTATAAAAATGTTAGAGCGTTTGGAAGATTAA
- a CDS encoding peptidase domain-containing ABC transporter: MGQNKRKHIMQNGEFDCGIACVESMLHYLNCPAEKSYLKKALNFNEKSIDLRIIYNFFEEIGAKPSIQQFKEKDNGLDGKIKADIFPAIALIETGEIIDHFVIIYEMNSKKITISDPARTRIETKETKEFLKKISYLMILSEKENIKSDWEPPTNSIFTIFPFIKKYRRNIVFILIQSIIASSLGIIGTFYMGTMIDIYQNSISKNTFINTITMIAIVFLFIGFMQNIINKIKNKTTITNALSLEKDIISNYFKHIFKMKPDNFHYRKSGDLLSRIDDIVSLINIVIELFVGMIINITVCLFSLIILFVFNYQMSIFIVGCSFLIIFVIRRYYMLIYESNYDSMQEYSTFNTVVIDSVESMSGIKALSIEPLFFEKVSKQLNSFLNITFKLNNLVINNSFLNQLIGVFVNIVVITLGILLVFQKDMTLGELSIFASLCAFYLTSIQSIALSQNEWEKVLVSYHRIKSIFETTQIEVDKDDAIELIDEIKSIDLIDFSLYQSENVLLENVDLRIDFSQKNILIQGDSGVGKSSLVQCLNKFNDSYKGEILINTDNIKKISISEIRKKIIYISSNEHLINGTILENLSLDKKIREVRLYQVCKDFGLLDMILSFPNGFDYPIISNGENLSSGQRQRIAIARAVLKQPQIIILDEGLSNIDELSREAILESLDSYGIKLIYISHHQVDFKNTKVYKFEKQMLTHIEI; the protein is encoded by the coding sequence ATGGGCCAAAATAAACGAAAACATATCATGCAAAATGGAGAATTTGATTGTGGTATCGCATGTGTAGAAAGTATGCTGCATTATTTGAATTGTCCTGCTGAAAAGTCTTACTTAAAAAAAGCTTTAAATTTTAATGAGAAAAGTATTGATTTAAGAATTATTTACAATTTTTTTGAGGAAATAGGTGCAAAGCCAAGTATCCAACAGTTTAAAGAAAAAGATAATGGATTAGATGGGAAAATCAAAGCAGATATATTTCCTGCAATAGCTTTAATTGAAACAGGAGAGATTATAGACCATTTTGTAATAATATATGAAATGAATAGTAAAAAAATAACTATATCCGATCCTGCAAGAACTAGGATTGAAACAAAAGAAACGAAAGAGTTTTTAAAAAAAATATCCTATTTAATGATTTTATCAGAAAAAGAGAATATCAAAAGTGACTGGGAACCTCCCACAAATAGTATATTTACAATTTTTCCATTTATTAAGAAGTATCGAAGAAATATTGTATTTATACTCATTCAATCAATTATTGCAAGTTCTCTAGGTATTATTGGAACTTTTTATATGGGAACGATGATAGATATATACCAAAATTCAATAAGTAAAAATACTTTTATTAATACTATAACTATGATTGCGATTGTTTTCCTTTTTATAGGATTTATGCAAAATATAATTAACAAAATAAAAAATAAAACAACTATTACTAATGCTTTGAGTTTAGAAAAAGATATTATATCAAATTACTTTAAACACATCTTTAAAATGAAGCCGGATAACTTTCATTATAGAAAATCTGGGGATTTACTTTCTAGAATAGATGATATTGTATCATTAATAAATATAGTTATTGAACTCTTTGTAGGTATGATTATTAATATAACAGTTTGTTTATTTAGTTTAATTATATTGTTTGTTTTTAACTATCAAATGAGTATATTTATTGTGGGATGTAGCTTTCTAATTATTTTTGTAATACGAAGATACTACATGCTAATTTATGAAAGTAATTATGACTCCATGCAAGAATATTCAACTTTTAATACAGTAGTAATAGACAGTGTAGAATCAATGAGCGGTATTAAAGCACTCTCAATAGAGCCTCTTTTTTTTGAAAAAGTTAGCAAACAGTTAAATAGCTTTTTGAATATAACCTTTAAACTTAACAACTTAGTTATTAATAATAGCTTTTTAAACCAACTTATTGGTGTTTTTGTAAATATTGTAGTTATAACATTAGGAATATTGTTAGTTTTTCAAAAAGATATGACATTGGGAGAGCTATCTATTTTTGCATCATTGTGTGCTTTTTATTTAACAAGTATTCAGAGTATTGCTCTTTCGCAAAATGAATGGGAGAAAGTTCTCGTTTCTTATCATCGAATAAAGAGTATATTTGAGACGACACAAATTGAAGTAGATAAAGATGATGCTATAGAGCTTATAGATGAAATTAAATCTATTGATTTGATTGACTTTAGTCTATATCAAAGTGAAAATGTATTATTGGAGAATGTAGATCTGCGAATAGACTTCTCTCAGAAAAACATATTAATACAAGGCGATAGTGGTGTGGGGAAATCTTCTTTGGTGCAGTGTCTCAATAAGTTTAATGACTCTTACAAAGGTGAGATATTGATAAATACGGATAATATAAAAAAAATTAGTATTTCAGAAATCAGAAAGAAAATTATTTATATATCAAGTAATGAACATCTCATAAATGGGACCATCTTGGAAAATCTTTCTTTGGATAAAAAAATTCGAGAGGTACGATTATATCAAGTATGTAAAGATTTTGGTTTGTTAGATATGATTTTATCTTTTCCTAATGGATTTGATTACCCAATTATTTCCAATGGAGAAAATTTATCTTCTGGTCAAAGACAAAGGATAGCGATTGCTAGAGCTGTTTTAAAGCAACCACAAATTATTATTCTAGATGAAGGATTATCTAATATTGACGAATTAAGTCGGGAGGCAATCTTAGAAAGTTTGGATAGCTATGGCATAAAGTTAATTTATATCTCACATCATCAAGTTGATTTTAAAAATACAAAAGTATATAAATTCGAAAAACAAATGCTAACGCATATTGAAATCTAA
- a CDS encoding ATP-binding cassette domain-containing protein, which produces MKNLKEEDVLKVIKIILSENSGNTDAVKNIFLPFNENHLKEYFKQFHIEVNIDTFSFDKLKSDKLNIVITKENEVMIISSFDEDTFVIDNIKKKKRKRWKDYDFKKILHVIDIEVREHSKETDTFVLKEVYEYLKLNRLKLLSICALMFVSSILLIVMSFYFEVIFDLVVVNYLFSYLWPMTFFCFCIILLIGGIYFCTEILLSKYVVNIVNHRRNILSAEMDRVVKKEYMPRVMLFLNNVPTRIFTVMLKWFASVPLLFLGLLLFNYDFNLFIICLLIGILNILIGIGFSSYSKNKYKSFMVHHVEKELNDNQHFLCSNKKNGPVLNSKEIFHNILFLNWIFGLLFGLSTLALFAYLTRMVLLDIISVGILFIYLAIALSFLLPFVLFGKLYIEMNIYEGYLEIYNSLFKYSQYRATTFWDNKKISKLRLQNVKLPNNAGPSINSMQFTFNNRELISIEGKNNTGKSYLANLLTSKTETKSQVVFYDEVDLCNLGDSEKFEKKVVLLSYYERLRSGETILENITQGENYSEKDIYDACQEACILNFINKLPNKFHTIIENDVQFSTTEKKLIRLAATLLNEAEVIVFDSFFDQFDSEEERRILENLKEVPGVKLVISKKNINADLFDSNFLLIDGRLQRSEGVSNL; this is translated from the coding sequence ATGAAAAATTTAAAAGAAGAGGATGTATTAAAAGTAATCAAGATTATATTGTCAGAAAATAGCGGAAATACAGATGCTGTAAAAAATATTTTCTTGCCATTTAATGAAAATCATTTGAAAGAGTATTTTAAGCAGTTTCATATAGAGGTTAATATAGATACGTTTTCATTTGATAAGCTGAAATCCGATAAATTAAACATTGTTATTACAAAAGAGAATGAAGTTATGATCATTAGTTCTTTTGATGAGGATACTTTTGTTATTGATAACATAAAAAAGAAAAAGCGAAAAAGATGGAAGGATTATGACTTTAAAAAAATTTTACATGTAATAGATATCGAAGTTCGTGAGCATAGTAAAGAAACGGATACTTTTGTACTTAAAGAGGTATATGAGTACTTGAAATTAAATAGATTAAAGTTGCTAAGTATTTGTGCGTTGATGTTTGTTAGTTCTATTTTATTAATAGTGATGTCTTTCTACTTTGAGGTGATTTTTGACCTAGTAGTAGTTAATTATTTATTTAGTTATTTATGGCCGATGACATTTTTTTGTTTTTGCATAATACTTTTAATCGGTGGTATATACTTTTGCACAGAAATATTATTATCAAAGTATGTGGTTAACATAGTGAATCACAGGCGAAATATTTTGTCAGCAGAAATGGATAGGGTAGTAAAGAAAGAATACATGCCTCGTGTAATGCTATTTTTAAATAACGTACCAACTCGTATATTTACTGTAATGTTAAAATGGTTTGCGAGCGTACCACTATTATTTTTAGGGCTACTATTATTTAATTACGATTTTAATCTTTTTATAATATGTTTGCTAATTGGAATATTAAATATTTTGATTGGTATTGGATTTTCTTCCTATTCAAAGAATAAGTATAAATCGTTTATGGTCCATCATGTAGAGAAGGAACTCAATGATAATCAGCACTTTCTTTGTTCTAATAAGAAAAATGGGCCTGTGCTTAACTCTAAAGAGATATTTCATAATATATTATTTTTGAACTGGATTTTTGGGCTTCTTTTTGGCCTTTCGACATTAGCACTGTTTGCATATTTAACAAGGATGGTACTTTTGGACATTATTTCAGTGGGGATATTATTTATCTATTTAGCAATAGCTTTATCATTTTTGCTACCATTCGTTCTGTTCGGAAAATTATATATAGAAATGAATATTTATGAAGGTTATCTAGAAATTTATAATAGTTTATTTAAATACAGTCAATATAGAGCAACAACTTTTTGGGATAATAAGAAGATTTCAAAGCTTCGTTTACAAAATGTGAAATTGCCTAATAATGCGGGGCCTTCAATTAATAGTATGCAATTTACTTTTAATAATAGGGAATTAATATCCATTGAAGGGAAAAATAATACAGGGAAATCATATTTAGCAAATCTTTTAACAAGTAAAACTGAAACAAAATCACAAGTAGTTTTTTATGATGAAGTAGATTTGTGTAACTTGGGTGACAGTGAAAAGTTTGAAAAAAAGGTAGTGCTACTAAGTTATTATGAGAGGCTCAGAAGTGGAGAGACGATTTTAGAGAATATAACTCAAGGAGAAAACTATTCAGAAAAAGATATATATGATGCTTGTCAAGAAGCGTGTATATTGAATTTTATTAATAAACTTCCTAATAAATTTCATACAATTATTGAAAATGATGTTCAGTTTTCCACGACTGAGAAAAAACTTATTCGGCTTGCAGCAACCTTATTAAATGAAGCTGAAGTTATTGTTTTTGATAGCTTTTTTGATCAATTTGATTCTGAAGAAGAAAGAAGGATACTAGAAAATTTGAAGGAAGTTCCTGGAGTAAAGCTGGTTATTAGCAAAAAAAATATAAATGCTGATTTATTTGATAGTAATTTTTTGTTAATAGACGGTAGATTGCAAAGAAGTGAAGGAGTTAGTAACTTATGA
- a CDS encoding thioredoxin family protein, giving the protein MKKLILIILGGICIFAIVTLVMSDQKENYYQKISTKEAKDIISSSGDELIYFYKKGCAACNSFKPILNAKIKEDNVKVYAIDVEAKENEGEFFEQYNINSTPTLIKFVNGKSVNRHEGAMTKKELDVFINN; this is encoded by the coding sequence ATGAAAAAACTTATTCTTATCATATTAGGGGGCATTTGTATATTTGCAATAGTCACGTTGGTAATGTCTGACCAAAAAGAAAATTATTATCAAAAAATCTCTACAAAAGAGGCAAAAGATATTATCAGCAGTAGTGGGGATGAATTAATATATTTTTATAAAAAAGGATGTGCAGCCTGCAATTCATTTAAGCCGATTTTGAATGCAAAAATTAAAGAAGATAATGTAAAAGTGTATGCAATTGATGTAGAGGCAAAAGAGAATGAAGGTGAATTTTTTGAGCAATATAATATTAATAGTACCCCTACATTAATAAAATTTGTCAATGGAAAATCAGTTAATCGGCATGAAGGTGCGATGACAAAAAAAGAGTTGGATGTTTTTATAAATAACTAG